TTCGCTCATGGGCAGGCGGCTCTGGGCCTCGGGGGCCTGGTCGGCCAGCAGCAGGGGCTTGTACAGTGTGCCGCCGTTGACCAGCGCGGACACGAAGCGCGCCACCTGGAGCGGAGTCACCAGGTTGAAGCCCTGGCCGATGGACATGTTGAGGTTGTCGCCGCCCACCCAGGGCTCGCCGAAGCGCCGCCGCTTCCAGTCCGGCGTGGGCACCAGCCCGCCTTTCTCGTGGGGCAGCTCGATGCCCGTGCGCTGGCCGAAGCCGCAGGCCATGGCGAAGGGCGCCATCTTGTCCACCCGCAGGCGCTCGCCCATGCTGTAGAAATACACGTCGCAGGACTGGACCTGGGCCTGCTGGTAGTTCACCGCGCCGTGGCCGTGCTTCTTCCAGCAGCGGAACACGCGCTTGCCCAACTGCACCTGGCCGCTGCAATAGACGGTCTCGCGGGGGTTGATGCCCGCCTCCAGGCCTGCGGCGCCGACCACCAGCTTGAACACCGAACCCGGCGGGAACATGCTCTGGATGACGCGGTTCTGCAGGGGGTGGCGAGGGTGGTCGCGCAGCGCCACCCACTGCTCGGTGGACAGCCCGGCCACGAACAGGTTGGCGTCGAAGGAGGGCATGCTGACGAAGGCCAGGATGCGTCCGGTGTCGGGGTCCATGACCACCACGGCCCCGGAGTGGCCGCCCATCTGCTCGGTGCAGCGGCGCTGCAGGCCCAGGTCGATGGACAAGCTGATGTCCTCGCCCGCGCCGGGTTCGCGCAGGACCATCTGGTTCAGCCTGCGCCCGGTGGCGTCCACCTCGACCTGGGTCAGGCCCTTGGCCCCGCGCAGGCGGCCTTCCAGCACCAGCTCCAGCCCGCCCTTGCCCACGTTGTCGCCCAGGGCCAGCCCGGAGTCCTTTTCCAGCTCCTCCTCGTTGGCTTCGGCCACGTAGCCCAGCACGTGGGAGAGCAGCTCGTCCTGCGGGTAGCGCCGCTTGGGGCGGACCACGATCTCCAGGCCCGGCCAGAACAGGGTGTTGGCCTCGATGTGGGCCAGGAGGTCGAAGGACAGGTCGGGCACCAGGATCAGGTGCTCGAAGGGCTTGACGCGGCGGCGGCCCTTCTCGAAGCGCTCGCGCAGTTCCGCCTGGGGGGTGCCGGTCCACTCGGCGATCTTGGCCAGGGTGGCGTCCAGGTCACGCACGTCCTCGCGCACCAGGCCCAGGGCGTAGGCGGGCTCGTTCACGGCCACCAGCTCGCCGGTTCTGTCGCGTACCAGGCCGCGCGGGGCGAAGCTGGCCTCCTGGCGCAGCTGGTTGTCGCGGGCCTTGGCCGCGAAGTGCTCGCCCTTGTAGACCTGCAGGTACCAAAAGCGCAGGGCGAAGACGCAGAACAGCCCCCAGATGCACACCTGGAGCAGGAGCAGGCCCGTGGCCGGGGGGGCCTGGCCCTCGGGCTCAAACTGCGACGACACTGCGCACCTGCCGCACGTAGAAGGTGTACAGGACGGCCCAGCCCACAGGGAAGGCCACGGCCTGCTGCACGCTGTCCCAGGCCAGGGTCTGCTGGTCCAGGGCCAGGCCCTGGAGCACGCCCATGCCGCTTTGCAGCGCGAAGTGCCAGCCGCCCATGAACACGCCGATGAAGAACAC
This portion of the Desulfocurvus vexinensis DSM 17965 genome encodes:
- the mrdA gene encoding penicillin-binding protein 2, which translates into the protein MSSQFEPEGQAPPATGLLLLQVCIWGLFCVFALRFWYLQVYKGEHFAAKARDNQLRQEASFAPRGLVRDRTGELVAVNEPAYALGLVREDVRDLDATLAKIAEWTGTPQAELRERFEKGRRRVKPFEHLILVPDLSFDLLAHIEANTLFWPGLEIVVRPKRRYPQDELLSHVLGYVAEANEEELEKDSGLALGDNVGKGGLELVLEGRLRGAKGLTQVEVDATGRRLNQMVLREPGAGEDISLSIDLGLQRRCTEQMGGHSGAVVVMDPDTGRILAFVSMPSFDANLFVAGLSTEQWVALRDHPRHPLQNRVIQSMFPPGSVFKLVVGAAGLEAGINPRETVYCSGQVQLGKRVFRCWKKHGHGAVNYQQAQVQSCDVYFYSMGERLRVDKMAPFAMACGFGQRTGIELPHEKGGLVPTPDWKRRRFGEPWVGGDNLNMSIGQGFNLVTPLQVARFVSALVNGGTLYKPLLLADQAPEAQSRLPMSEGTRKLIVDAMVETVKSGTARRLQRRDAVMGGKTGTAQVVKLKLKEGDVRETTEEMAYEERDHAWLASFGEKDGQRYVAVCMVEHGGHGGSVAGPMLASVYDYLFGEATR